In one window of Pseudoalteromonas espejiana DSM 9414 DNA:
- a CDS encoding RNA polymerase sigma factor — protein sequence MLHVKPENAPMCEAALIEQVKSGDQSAYKTLYELHIKRVYGLCLRLLADEAHAQDAAQEVFVQVWYKIAQFDGRSQFSTWLYSVASNVAISYVRKHKSWLNKVISFEQSGMDEQSAQSCKGLNGLDKLIIRLPERARMVFVLYAIEGYRHEEIAKQLGMAVGSSKSQYHRARQLLQEWYEYE from the coding sequence ATGTTACACGTTAAACCCGAAAACGCGCCCATGTGCGAAGCTGCCTTAATTGAGCAAGTTAAGTCGGGCGACCAAAGCGCATACAAAACGTTATATGAGTTGCATATAAAGCGTGTTTACGGTTTATGCTTGCGCTTATTAGCCGATGAAGCACATGCACAAGATGCAGCCCAAGAGGTGTTTGTGCAGGTATGGTATAAAATAGCGCAGTTTGACGGGCGTTCTCAGTTTTCTACTTGGTTATACAGTGTGGCAAGTAACGTGGCGATTAGTTATGTACGCAAACATAAAAGCTGGCTTAATAAAGTAATAAGTTTTGAACAAAGCGGCATGGATGAGCAAAGCGCACAAAGCTGTAAAGGCTTAAATGGGTTAGATAAATTAATTATTCGCTTACCAGAGCGCGCCCGTATGGTGTTTGTTTTATACGCCATTGAAGGCTACCGCCACGAAGAAATAGCCAAGCAACTAGGTATGGCTGTAGGGTCGAGCAAATCGCAATATCATCGTGCAAGGCAGTTGTTACAAGAGTGGTACGAGTATGAGTAA
- a CDS encoding DUF4097 family beta strand repeat-containing protein, translating to MKAILLGLSLLPLSVIAGDKIDKQIEVPSGGTIFIENQRGDVNITGWDKNEFKVSGELDDKAQGFELKTTGDKTEFIVKMPRHLGWGSNGDGSNLTVFMPKSSSLEFAGVNVSVVAKTLNNGAEVDVVNGEITVDDITGNIKLTTVNGDVNAENLNGNIQFETVNGEINDRQSTGELRFSAVNGDIKSNSTASDIRLENVNGDIDFTLSSIKNLRINTVNGEAEVHIKELLKGGDVRFESVSGDADFYFPQSVSAKFEIKAHANGKIINKVTRDKVSKAKYGPSSDLEFSANGGNANVEMDTISGRIEVRTK from the coding sequence ATGAAAGCAATTTTACTCGGATTAAGTCTATTACCACTAAGCGTTATAGCGGGTGACAAAATAGATAAGCAAATAGAGGTGCCAAGCGGTGGTACTATTTTTATTGAAAACCAGCGCGGCGATGTAAACATAACCGGCTGGGATAAAAATGAGTTTAAAGTATCTGGCGAGCTTGATGATAAGGCACAAGGGTTTGAGCTAAAAACCACGGGCGATAAAACCGAGTTTATAGTAAAAATGCCACGCCACTTGGGTTGGGGAAGCAATGGCGATGGCTCTAACTTAACTGTATTTATGCCAAAAAGCAGTAGTTTAGAGTTTGCAGGTGTTAATGTGTCGGTGGTGGCTAAAACCCTTAATAACGGTGCTGAAGTAGATGTAGTTAACGGTGAAATTACCGTTGATGATATTACTGGCAATATTAAGCTCACCACGGTAAATGGTGATGTAAACGCAGAAAACTTAAACGGTAATATTCAATTTGAAACCGTAAACGGTGAAATCAACGATAGGCAATCAACTGGAGAACTACGTTTTAGTGCTGTAAATGGTGATATTAAATCAAACTCAACAGCAAGTGATATACGATTAGAAAACGTCAACGGCGATATCGATTTTACATTATCGAGCATTAAAAATTTACGTATAAATACCGTAAATGGCGAAGCAGAAGTACACATTAAAGAGCTGTTAAAAGGTGGCGATGTGCGTTTTGAGTCGGTAAGTGGCGATGCTGATTTTTACTTCCCGCAAAGTGTATCGGCTAAATTTGAAATTAAAGCCCATGCTAATGGTAAAATTATTAATAAAGTAACCCGCGATAAAGTAAGCAAAGCTAAATACGGCCCTTCAAGCGATTTAGAGTTTAGCGCAAATGGCGGCAATGCAAACGTTGAAATGGATACCATAAGCGGGCGCATAGAGGTTCGTACTAAATAG
- the rpsR gene encoding 30S ribosomal protein S18, with protein sequence MARYFRRRKFCRFKAEGVQQIDYKDLATLRNYVTESGKIVPSRITGTSAKYQRQLATAIKRARYLALLPYTDLHK encoded by the coding sequence ATGGCACGTTATTTCAGACGTCGTAAGTTCTGCCGCTTTAAAGCGGAAGGCGTACAACAAATCGATTACAAAGATCTAGCTACTCTTAGAAACTATGTTACAGAAAGTGGCAAAATCGTACCTAGCCGTATTACAGGTACTAGCGCTAAATACCAGCGCCAGCTAGCAACTGCTATTAAGCGTGCTCGCTACTTAGCCCTTCTTCCATACACTGACTTACATAAGTAA
- the rplI gene encoding 50S ribosomal protein L9, whose protein sequence is MQVILLDKIANLGGLGDQVVVKSGFARNFLFPQGKAVPATKANIETFDARRADLEAKIAEQLTAAQARADKLEALAEVTLVSKAGDEGKLFGSIGTRDIADAISAVGVEVAKSEVRLPLGTIRETGEFDVAIAVHSDVTATIKVIVIAEA, encoded by the coding sequence ATGCAAGTTATTCTACTAGATAAGATCGCTAACCTAGGTGGCCTAGGTGACCAGGTTGTTGTTAAATCTGGCTTCGCACGTAACTTCCTTTTCCCGCAAGGTAAGGCAGTTCCTGCAACTAAAGCAAACATTGAAACGTTTGATGCTCGTCGCGCAGACTTAGAAGCGAAAATCGCTGAACAGTTAACTGCAGCACAAGCACGCGCTGACAAACTAGAAGCATTAGCAGAAGTTACTTTAGTATCTAAAGCTGGTGACGAAGGTAAGCTATTCGGTTCAATCGGTACTCGTGACATCGCTGACGCTATCTCAGCTGTTGGTGTTGAAGTTGCTAAATCAGAAGTTCGTTTACCTCTAGGTACTATCCGTGAGACTGGCGAATTTGACGTTGCAATCGCAGTACACTCAGACGTAACAGCTACTATTAAAGTAATCGTTATTGCTGAAGCTTAA